A single genomic interval of Streptomyces graminofaciens harbors:
- a CDS encoding transposase, protein MGELRGIAAPFVAPGPSGVAVRTRLRQLTPGDEKVLRLVGAHLGSLASKDLKARCRDGLEHCGQAWAVRKRELTALSSSRWAGSITKASHDQWALARRGQLAHIHNLEAGIRTIEDRLSLPVGRKGTGKAPGGYRSRREWHAKSRRLRVLQDRLAAARADREAGIVHVVRGGRRLARTRHHLDAAQLTESAWRGRWEAERWFCQADGESGKRHGNETIRVSPEGEVSIKLPVPLAHLANAPQGRYVLASRVVFAHRGTEWADRVAAHRAIAYRIHLDTGRDRWYLTASWQLPPTPTLPSEAALAHGVIGVDMNAGHLAAWHLDPHGNPTGSPRRFFYDLTGTAQHRDAQIRHALTRLMHWAHTCDVRAIAVEDLDLAAEKTREKHGRRTRFRQLISGMPTGKLRARLASMADATGIAVIAVDPAYTSRWGAQHWQKPLTTTTRKTIRHDAAAVAIGRRAQQHPIRRRTTPPPAHRSDAVGHRTVQAGPSVPGREEPRPRIPGPRTRSVGAGRGANAGNQNAQHRPGRSAEHETWQQDSLPLSL, encoded by the coding sequence GTGGGTGAGCTGAGGGGCATCGCCGCGCCGTTCGTCGCCCCCGGCCCCAGTGGTGTGGCCGTGCGGACCCGTCTCAGGCAGCTGACGCCGGGAGATGAGAAGGTGCTGCGTCTGGTGGGGGCGCATCTGGGGTCGCTGGCCTCGAAGGATCTCAAGGCGCGCTGCCGGGACGGCCTGGAGCATTGCGGTCAGGCGTGGGCGGTGCGTAAGCGGGAGCTGACGGCGCTGTCGTCGTCGCGGTGGGCGGGCAGTATCACCAAGGCCTCGCACGATCAGTGGGCGCTGGCCCGCCGTGGCCAGCTCGCGCACATCCACAATCTGGAAGCCGGTATCCGTACCATCGAGGACCGTCTGTCGCTGCCGGTCGGGCGGAAGGGGACGGGGAAGGCGCCCGGGGGTTACCGGTCCCGGCGGGAGTGGCATGCGAAGTCGAGGCGGCTGCGGGTGCTGCAGGACCGGCTGGCTGCCGCGCGGGCCGACCGCGAGGCCGGCATCGTCCACGTCGTGCGCGGCGGCAGACGGCTGGCCCGCACCCGCCACCACCTGGACGCCGCTCAGCTCACGGAGTCCGCGTGGCGCGGGCGGTGGGAGGCGGAGCGCTGGTTCTGCCAGGCGGACGGGGAGTCCGGCAAACGGCACGGCAACGAGACCATCCGCGTCAGCCCCGAGGGTGAGGTGAGTATCAAGCTGCCCGTGCCGCTCGCGCATCTGGCGAACGCCCCGCAGGGACGGTACGTCCTCGCGAGCAGGGTCGTGTTCGCGCACCGGGGCACCGAATGGGCGGACCGCGTCGCGGCCCACCGGGCGATCGCCTACCGCATCCATCTGGATACTGGCCGGGACCGCTGGTATCTGACCGCGTCCTGGCAGCTCCCGCCCACCCCCACCCTCCCCAGCGAGGCAGCGCTCGCCCACGGGGTGATCGGCGTCGACATGAACGCCGGCCACCTCGCCGCCTGGCACCTCGACCCCCACGGCAACCCCACCGGCAGCCCGCGCCGCTTCTTCTACGACCTCACCGGCACCGCCCAGCACCGCGACGCCCAGATCCGCCACGCCCTCACCCGCCTCATGCACTGGGCCCACACCTGTGATGTGCGCGCGATCGCGGTGGAGGACCTGGACCTCGCCGCCGAGAAGACCCGCGAGAAACACGGCCGCCGCACACGCTTCCGCCAGCTGATCTCCGGCATGCCCACCGGCAAACTCCGCGCCCGCCTGGCCTCGATGGCCGATGCCACGGGGATCGCGGTCATCGCCGTCGACCCGGCGTACACCAGCCGCTGGGGAGCCCAGCACTGGCAGAAACCCCTCACCACCACGACACGTAAGACCATTCGCCACGATGCCGCCGCCGTGGCGATCGGAAGGCGCGCCCAGCAACACCCGATCCGGCGACGGACGACACCGCCCCCTGCTCACCGGAGTGATGCGGTGGGGCATCGGACCGTCCAGGCCGGACCGAGTGTTCCTGGGCGTGAGGAACCCCGCCCCCGCATCCCCGGACCACGGACACGATCCGTAGGCGCTGGGCGCGGAGCGAACGCGGGTAACCAGAACGCCCAACACCGTCCGGGGCGTTCGGCCGAGCACGAGACCTGGCAACAGGACTCACTCCCGCTCAGTCTTTAG
- a CDS encoding basic amino acid ABC transporter substrate-binding protein, giving the protein MNSFLGRRTRTLAAITATAGLLFVAGCSSDDDGGEGATKTAPGGVTLVKAGQLTTCTHLPYPPFQSEIDGKVQGFDVALIDLVAKDLGVQQEIVDQPFENFKTGGSLNSGQCDLAAAGMTITEERKKNVDFSDPYFDATQAVLATKDSGITSFGDLKGKKVGAQAQTTGEDYAKSKGLDPVSFESSDAVLNGLRTGQVQAVVIDYPVVQGWLKDKANAEAFEVADNINTGEQYGFTVKKGNTELVDAVNKALADAKADGTYKKLYEKWIGPYDESAASASPSAS; this is encoded by the coding sequence GTGAACTCGTTCCTCGGACGCCGCACCCGCACCCTGGCCGCCATCACCGCCACGGCGGGCCTGCTGTTCGTCGCCGGCTGCTCCTCGGACGACGACGGAGGTGAGGGCGCCACCAAGACGGCCCCGGGCGGGGTCACTCTCGTCAAGGCCGGACAGCTCACCACCTGTACGCATCTGCCGTACCCGCCGTTCCAGTCGGAGATCGACGGCAAGGTGCAGGGCTTCGACGTGGCGCTGATCGACCTCGTCGCCAAGGACCTGGGCGTGCAGCAGGAGATCGTCGACCAGCCCTTCGAGAACTTCAAGACCGGCGGGTCCCTCAACTCCGGCCAGTGCGACCTCGCCGCGGCCGGTATGACGATCACCGAGGAGCGCAAGAAGAACGTCGACTTCTCCGACCCCTACTTCGACGCCACCCAGGCCGTCCTCGCCACCAAGGACAGCGGCATCACGTCCTTCGGCGACCTCAAGGGCAAGAAGGTCGGTGCCCAGGCCCAGACCACCGGCGAGGACTACGCCAAGAGCAAGGGCCTCGACCCGGTCTCCTTCGAGTCCTCCGACGCCGTCCTCAACGGCCTGCGCACCGGCCAGGTCCAGGCCGTGGTCATCGACTACCCCGTCGTCCAGGGCTGGCTCAAGGACAAGGCCAACGCCGAGGCCTTCGAGGTCGCCGACAACATCAACACCGGCGAGCAGTACGGCTTCACGGTGAAGAAGGGCAACACCGAGCTCGTCGACGCCGTCAACAAGGCGCTCGCCGACGCGAAGGCCGACGGTACGTACAAGAAGCTGTACGAGAAGTGGATCGGCCCGTACGACGAGAGCGCCGCCTCCGCGTCCCCGTCCGCCTCATGA
- a CDS encoding amino acid ABC transporter permease, with product MTSADVPLQPRKKGLTRRQKRSLSRGAQYAVFVAAVVAFAVSADWDRLKNQFAQWDIAEQMFPDVITLALKNTVLYTVSGFAFGLVLGMVIALMRLSSVGPYRWFAGVYIEIFRGLPALLIFIFIGVAVPLAFPGTEIPGGTYGKVALALGLVAAAYMAETIRAGIQAVPKGQLEAARSLGFSPARAMVSIIMPQAFRIILPPLTNELVLLFKDSSLVLFLGVTLEERELSKYGRDLASTTANSTPILVAGLCYLLVTIPLGFVVRRMEAKAQEAVK from the coding sequence ATGACCTCCGCGGACGTACCACTCCAGCCGAGGAAGAAGGGCCTGACCCGGCGGCAGAAGCGCAGCCTGTCGCGCGGCGCCCAGTACGCCGTGTTCGTCGCGGCCGTGGTCGCGTTCGCGGTCTCGGCGGACTGGGACCGGCTCAAGAACCAGTTCGCCCAGTGGGACATCGCCGAACAAATGTTCCCGGACGTCATCACGCTGGCGCTGAAGAACACCGTGCTGTACACGGTGTCCGGCTTCGCGTTCGGACTCGTCCTCGGCATGGTGATCGCGCTGATGCGGCTGTCGTCGGTGGGGCCGTACCGCTGGTTCGCCGGTGTCTACATCGAGATCTTCCGCGGCCTGCCCGCCCTGCTGATCTTCATCTTCATCGGCGTGGCCGTACCCCTGGCCTTCCCGGGCACGGAGATCCCCGGCGGCACCTACGGCAAGGTCGCGCTCGCGCTCGGCCTGGTGGCTGCCGCGTACATGGCCGAGACGATCCGCGCGGGCATCCAGGCGGTGCCCAAGGGGCAGCTGGAGGCGGCCCGGTCGCTGGGCTTCTCACCGGCCCGCGCGATGGTCTCGATCATCATGCCGCAGGCGTTCCGGATCATCCTCCCGCCGCTGACCAACGAGCTGGTGCTCCTCTTCAAGGACTCCTCCCTCGTGCTGTTCCTCGGCGTCACCCTGGAGGAGCGCGAACTGTCCAAGTACGGCCGCGACCTGGCCAGTACGACCGCCAACTCCACGCCCATCCTCGTCGCCGGCCTGTGCTACCTGCTGGTCACGATCCCGCTCGGCTTCGTCGTGCGCCGCATGGAGGCGAAGGCCCAGGAGGCCGTGAAATGA
- a CDS encoding amino acid ABC transporter ATP-binding protein, producing the protein MSEKPLTARPEIEVRGLHKSFGDNEVLRGIDLEIEQGEVVCVIGPSGSGKSTLLRCVNLLEEPTKGQVFVGGTELTDPDVDIDAVRRRIGMVFQQFNLFPHLTVTENLTLPQRRVLKRDKATAAKVAAENLERVGLSEKANAYPASLSGGQQQRVAIARSLSMGPEVMLFDEPTSALDPELVGDVLGVMRMLANEGMTMMVVTHEMTFAREVADRVVFMDGGVVVEDGTPAQVIGDPAHERTRHFLSRLIDPAMAEVEEETSDQVGEND; encoded by the coding sequence ATGAGCGAGAAGCCTCTTACGGCGCGGCCGGAGATCGAAGTACGTGGCCTGCACAAGTCGTTCGGCGACAACGAGGTGCTGCGCGGCATCGACCTGGAGATCGAACAGGGCGAGGTCGTGTGCGTCATCGGCCCGTCCGGTTCGGGCAAGTCGACGCTGCTGCGGTGCGTGAACCTCCTGGAGGAGCCGACCAAGGGCCAGGTCTTCGTCGGCGGCACCGAACTCACCGACCCCGACGTCGACATCGACGCCGTACGCCGCCGTATCGGCATGGTCTTCCAGCAGTTCAACCTCTTCCCGCACCTCACGGTGACCGAGAACCTCACGCTGCCGCAGCGGCGGGTCCTCAAGCGGGACAAGGCGACCGCGGCGAAGGTGGCCGCCGAGAACCTGGAGCGGGTGGGCCTGTCGGAGAAGGCGAACGCCTACCCGGCCTCCCTCTCCGGCGGTCAGCAGCAGCGCGTCGCGATCGCCCGTTCGCTGTCGATGGGCCCCGAGGTGATGCTCTTCGACGAGCCGACGTCGGCCCTCGACCCCGAGCTGGTGGGTGACGTACTGGGGGTCATGCGCATGCTGGCGAACGAGGGCATGACGATGATGGTCGTCACCCATGAGATGACGTTCGCGCGCGAGGTCGCCGACCGGGTCGTCTTCATGGACGGCGGGGTGGTGGTCGAGGACGGCACACCGGCCCAGGTCATCGGCGACCCGGCGCATGAGCGGACGCGTCATTTCCTGTCGCGGTTGATCGATCCGGCGATGGCGGAGGTGGAGGAGGAGACGTCCGACCAGGTGGGCGAGAACGACTAG
- a CDS encoding amidohydrolase family protein: protein MSDHTVLHVKGRVLVGPDEVRDELWVIDGRVTYDRPLGAQDVRTVDGWALPGLVDAHCHVGLGAHGPVPEDVAEKQALTDRDAGTLLIRDAGSPSDTRWIDDRDDLPNIIRAGRHIARTRRYIRGYAHEIEPDDLVAYVAREARRGDGWVKLVGDWIDREVGDLAACWPRDATEAAIAEAHRLGARVTAHCFAEDSLRDLVEAGIDCIEHATGLTEDLIPLFASRGVAIVPTLINIATFPGMADGGEARFPRWSAHMRRLHERRYDTVRSAYDAGIPVYVGTDAGGSLAHGLVAGEVAELVTAGIPPVEALSATTWGARRWLGRPGLDEGAPADLIVYETDPRTDVRVLAAPRRVVLNGRVVS from the coding sequence ATGAGCGATCACACGGTGCTGCATGTGAAGGGCCGGGTCCTCGTGGGACCGGACGAGGTCCGCGACGAGCTGTGGGTCATCGACGGACGGGTGACGTACGACCGCCCCCTCGGCGCGCAAGACGTCCGTACCGTCGACGGCTGGGCCCTCCCCGGCCTCGTCGACGCCCACTGTCACGTCGGCCTCGGCGCGCACGGACCCGTTCCGGAGGACGTCGCCGAGAAGCAGGCCCTCACCGACCGCGACGCCGGCACCCTCCTCATCCGGGACGCGGGCTCGCCCTCCGACACCCGCTGGATCGACGACCGCGACGACCTCCCGAACATCATCCGCGCCGGCCGCCACATCGCCCGCACCCGCCGCTACATTCGGGGCTACGCACACGAGATCGAGCCGGACGACCTCGTCGCGTACGTCGCCCGGGAGGCCCGGCGCGGCGACGGCTGGGTCAAGCTGGTGGGGGACTGGATCGACCGCGAGGTGGGCGACCTGGCCGCCTGCTGGCCCCGGGACGCGACGGAGGCGGCGATCGCCGAGGCGCACCGGCTCGGCGCCCGCGTCACCGCGCACTGCTTCGCCGAGGACTCGCTGCGGGACCTCGTCGAGGCGGGCATCGACTGCATCGAGCACGCGACGGGACTGACCGAGGACCTCATCCCGCTCTTCGCCTCACGGGGCGTCGCGATCGTCCCCACCCTCATCAACATCGCCACCTTCCCGGGCATGGCGGACGGCGGCGAGGCCAGGTTCCCGCGCTGGTCCGCGCACATGCGCCGACTGCACGAGCGGCGCTACGACACCGTGCGCTCCGCCTACGACGCCGGCATCCCGGTCTACGTCGGCACCGACGCCGGCGGCTCCCTCGCCCACGGCCTGGTCGCCGGTGAGGTCGCGGAACTGGTCACCGCCGGTATCCCCCCGGTCGAGGCCCTCTCGGCGACCACCTGGGGCGCCCGCCGCTGGCTCGGCCGCCCCGGCCTCGACGAGGGAGCGCCCGCCGACCTGATCGTGTACGAGACGGACCCCCGGACCGACGTACGCGTGCTGGCGGCACCCCGCAGGGTCGTGCTGAACGGGCGGGTCGTCAGCTAG
- a CDS encoding ABC transporter permease yields the protein MLPGLAYFLLFHYGALAGNLIAFKEYVPFDGLWGSPWVGLGNFRRMFEDGAFWAAVLNTLWIAVLQIVFYFPVPLALALLLHSLTWSTVRRFVQSVAYLPHFISWVIVVALFQQILGDTGLLNSSLSGLGLHTVDIIGDPDAFRPLVVAQVVWKDAGWGTIIFLAALSQVDEQQYEAAAIDGAGPWRRFWHITLPAIRPVIVLLLIMRLGDILSVGFEQMLLQRDAVGPETAEIIDTFVYYQGIVGGDYGFAAAAGLFKGVIGALLVYAANKVAHRLGEQGVYR from the coding sequence ATGCTGCCCGGCCTCGCCTACTTCCTGCTGTTCCACTACGGCGCCCTGGCCGGCAACCTCATCGCCTTCAAGGAGTACGTCCCCTTCGACGGCCTCTGGGGCAGCCCCTGGGTGGGCCTGGGCAACTTCCGGCGGATGTTCGAGGACGGGGCGTTCTGGGCCGCGGTCCTCAACACCCTCTGGATCGCGGTCCTCCAGATCGTCTTCTACTTCCCGGTGCCGCTCGCCCTCGCCCTGCTGCTGCACAGCCTCACCTGGAGCACCGTCCGCCGCTTCGTGCAGTCGGTGGCGTATCTGCCGCACTTCATCTCGTGGGTGATCGTCGTCGCCCTGTTCCAGCAGATCCTCGGCGACACCGGACTGCTCAACTCCTCGCTGAGCGGCCTCGGCCTGCACACCGTCGACATCATCGGCGACCCCGACGCCTTCCGACCGCTCGTCGTCGCCCAGGTCGTCTGGAAGGACGCCGGCTGGGGCACGATCATCTTCCTCGCCGCGCTCTCGCAGGTCGACGAGCAGCAGTACGAGGCCGCCGCGATCGACGGTGCCGGGCCCTGGCGCCGCTTCTGGCACATCACGCTCCCCGCCATCCGCCCGGTGATCGTGCTGCTGCTCATCATGCGGCTCGGCGACATCCTCTCCGTCGGCTTCGAACAGATGCTGCTCCAGCGTGACGCGGTCGGCCCGGAGACAGCCGAGATCATCGACACCTTCGTCTACTACCAGGGCATCGTCGGCGGCGACTACGGATTCGCCGCCGCCGCGGGCCTCTTCAAGGGCGTCATCGGCGCGCTCCTCGTCTACGCCGCCAACAAGGTCGCCCATCGGCTCGGCGAACAGGGGGTCTACAGGTGA
- a CDS encoding carbohydrate ABC transporter permease yields the protein MSASTRPGWLEKPKPVTQAAKAVALVAVVLLVCVPFLVIVSTSLASTDEVVAGGGWVLWPTEPSLDAYRDILDGGIVTHALGVSAGVTLVGTLLSLACTVTLAYALSRPGVLGGRPVLLLILFTFLFPPGMIPSFLLVKELGLLDNYASLVLPVLVNVFNLVVLRGFFQGIPEELYEAARLDGAGDWRVLWSVVLPLSKAALAVVGLFYAVAYWNSWFYASLYLESDHWPLQQVLRTYVVAGSGLTDATTGEGTVTAPQTVQMAVLVIATVPILLVYPFLQKYFTKGVLTGAIKS from the coding sequence GTGAGCGCATCGACAAGGCCCGGCTGGCTGGAGAAGCCGAAGCCCGTCACCCAGGCCGCCAAGGCCGTCGCCCTCGTCGCCGTCGTCCTCCTGGTCTGCGTGCCGTTCCTCGTGATCGTCTCGACCTCACTGGCCTCCACGGACGAGGTCGTGGCGGGCGGTGGCTGGGTGCTCTGGCCGACCGAGCCGAGTCTGGACGCCTACCGGGACATCCTCGACGGCGGCATCGTCACCCACGCCCTCGGCGTCAGCGCGGGCGTCACACTCGTCGGCACCCTGCTCAGCCTCGCCTGCACGGTGACCCTCGCCTACGCGCTCTCCCGCCCCGGCGTCCTCGGCGGCAGGCCGGTGCTCCTGCTGATCTTGTTCACGTTCCTCTTCCCGCCCGGCATGATCCCGAGCTTCCTGCTGGTCAAGGAGCTGGGCCTGCTCGACAACTACGCCTCGCTCGTCCTGCCCGTCCTCGTGAACGTCTTCAACCTCGTCGTCCTGCGCGGCTTCTTCCAGGGCATCCCCGAGGAGCTGTACGAGGCGGCCCGGCTCGACGGGGCCGGGGACTGGCGGGTGCTGTGGTCGGTCGTCCTGCCGCTGTCGAAGGCCGCGCTCGCCGTCGTCGGACTCTTCTACGCGGTGGCGTACTGGAACTCCTGGTTCTACGCCTCGCTGTACCTGGAGAGCGACCACTGGCCCCTCCAACAGGTCCTGCGGACGTATGTGGTCGCCGGGTCCGGACTCACCGACGCGACGACCGGCGAGGGGACCGTCACGGCGCCGCAGACCGTGCAGATGGCGGTGCTGGTGATCGCCACCGTGCCGATCCTGCTCGTCTACCCGTTCCTGCAGAAGTACTTCACGAAGGGCGTGCTCACCGGCGCCATCAAGAGCTGA
- a CDS encoding extracellular solute-binding protein, producing MPRMSRRTLLRSLAVGGAAVAAPSLLTACSTGSGGGDVSNAGKKLAPWPTYRPAGGPKPDLAPTGAGVQAGYTAYPSDLVKSVSRTPGDGSTVKVMSVSFGTPPKPASANRFWAAVEKALGVKIEYTIVSQADYQKKMATVMAGDADTLPDIINIFSGFVLPREAEFVQRRAEDLTPYLSGDAIADYPNLANIPTHAWRDMGRIGGLLYGIPLERPLPGSTLWLNQGMFTDAGMKEGWTSEDFAAVARRATGGRTYALGAAQGSLFGNAVHAAAHNAPLEWAVTKDGDFEPGWADERYKASLAFQARLRKDGSYHPDATSISQIDLTTLYYNGTVGSMQDGFGAYLPKYRESKGKLTPAAALPYSVGGEPGGIVAARRSFGYTVLKKAKKERIELLLRILDHLAAPFGSEEWELVHYGVEGTHFTRGKDGSPQPTKLGEVENNTNLPLKYLAEGPQVLFVPGMPDAVRALHTWQRKVVPHAVRNASFGLQSRTKNAQGTTLKALMDDTATGIVAGRLPLSEWDATVRKWRDRGGDRMAEEFAKDYAANT from the coding sequence ATGCCCCGCATGTCCCGCCGCACCCTGCTTCGCTCCCTGGCCGTCGGAGGCGCCGCAGTCGCCGCCCCCTCCCTGCTGACCGCCTGCTCCACCGGATCCGGCGGCGGCGACGTCTCCAACGCGGGCAAGAAGCTCGCGCCCTGGCCGACGTACAGGCCCGCGGGCGGCCCGAAGCCGGACCTCGCCCCGACCGGGGCCGGGGTGCAGGCCGGCTACACCGCCTACCCCTCCGACCTGGTCAAGTCCGTCTCCCGCACCCCCGGCGACGGCTCCACCGTCAAGGTCATGTCGGTGTCCTTCGGCACGCCACCGAAACCCGCCTCCGCCAACCGGTTCTGGGCCGCCGTGGAGAAGGCACTCGGCGTGAAGATCGAGTACACGATCGTCTCCCAGGCCGACTACCAGAAGAAGATGGCGACGGTGATGGCGGGCGACGCCGACACCCTGCCCGACATCATCAACATCTTCTCCGGGTTCGTCCTGCCCCGCGAGGCCGAGTTCGTCCAGCGCCGGGCCGAGGACCTCACCCCGTACCTCTCCGGCGACGCGATCGCCGACTACCCCAACCTCGCGAACATCCCCACCCACGCCTGGCGCGACATGGGCCGCATCGGCGGGCTCCTCTACGGCATTCCGCTGGAGCGCCCGCTGCCCGGCTCCACGCTCTGGCTCAACCAGGGCATGTTCACCGACGCGGGCATGAAGGAGGGCTGGACGTCCGAGGACTTCGCCGCCGTCGCCAGGCGGGCGACCGGCGGACGTACGTACGCCCTGGGTGCCGCCCAGGGCTCACTCTTCGGCAACGCCGTGCACGCCGCCGCCCACAACGCGCCCCTGGAGTGGGCCGTCACCAAGGACGGCGACTTCGAGCCCGGCTGGGCCGACGAACGCTACAAGGCGTCCCTCGCCTTCCAGGCGAGGCTGCGCAAGGACGGCTCGTACCACCCCGACGCCACCTCCATCTCCCAGATCGACCTGACCACCCTCTACTACAACGGCACGGTCGGCTCCATGCAGGACGGCTTCGGCGCGTACCTGCCCAAGTACCGCGAGAGCAAGGGCAAGCTGACCCCGGCGGCCGCCCTCCCGTACAGCGTCGGCGGCGAACCGGGCGGCATCGTCGCCGCCCGCCGCTCCTTCGGCTACACCGTGCTGAAGAAGGCGAAGAAGGAACGGATCGAGCTGCTGCTGCGCATCCTCGACCACCTCGCCGCCCCCTTCGGCAGCGAGGAGTGGGAACTCGTCCACTACGGCGTCGAGGGCACCCACTTCACCCGGGGCAAGGACGGCTCCCCGCAGCCCACGAAGCTCGGCGAGGTCGAGAACAACACCAACCTGCCGCTGAAGTACCTCGCCGAAGGCCCCCAGGTGCTGTTCGTGCCGGGCATGCCGGACGCCGTAAGGGCGCTGCACACCTGGCAGCGCAAGGTGGTGCCGCACGCCGTCCGCAACGCCTCCTTCGGCCTGCAGTCCCGTACCAAGAACGCCCAGGGCACCACGCTCAAGGCCCTCATGGACGACACGGCGACCGGCATCGTCGCCGGGCGCCTCCCGCTGTCCGAGTGGGACGCGACGGTGAGGAAGTGGCGGGACCGGGGCGGCGACAGAATGGCCGAGGAGTTCGCGAAGGACTACGCGGCCAATACGTGA